In the genome of bacterium, the window CTTTGTGGCGGAGCATGTAGCCGGGAATCTCGCTCTTGAACTGGTCGATCAGGACCGGGCGCTCGGGACGCGGCCCGACCAGGCTCATATCGCCGCGCAGCACGTTCCATAGCTGGGGCAGTTCGTCGAGGCTGGTCTTGCGCAGGAACGCGCCCAGGGGCGTCACTCGCGAATCGCCTTTGGAGGCCCAGACCGCGCCGGTACCGGCCTCGGAATCCGGGCGCATGCTGCGGAACTTGATCATGTGGAACAGCCGCCCGTCGAGCCCCATGCGCTCCTGGCGGTAGAAGATCGGCCGTCCGCTGCTCAACCACACCCCGAGCGCGATCACCGCCAACACGGGGCTTCCGGCCAACAAGACGAGGGAGCTCACGACCGTATCGAAGACCCGCTTCTGGAGCGCGGCCCAACCGACGAGCGGCCCCTGTCGCAGGTTGATCACGGGCAGGCCGTCGAGATCCTCGACCGACGAGCGCAGGGTCATGACATGCAGGAGATCGGGGATCAACCGCACCGTGACCAACTCTTCGTCCAGCTCGGCCAGGATCTTCTCGAGCTGATCGCTGTCTTCCCTCGGTAGCGCGATCACCACCTGATCGACGGTGCGCTCGGCCAGCGCCGCCTTCACACGGGCGTAGGGCCCGAGCACCCGCACGCCTTGAAGCGTGCGACCCTGCTGGCCAGGATCATCGGAGAGGGCACCGATGACCCGCAGGCCCGCCTCCGGATGGCCGTG includes:
- a CDS encoding undecaprenyl-phosphate glucose phosphotransferase, producing MLHRYSEVFRGLLMLSDLLLVAACWGAAYWVRFYGGLPVLDGWNPQEYVLALAGILPVAFFTLRGRGLYEPRRTGSLIREIAAVIGAMTVTLVVILAADAISRTFLSRTVILGFWGSSIVTIVGARLIGRGVLRRLRRKGYNLRYVLLVGAGRLAQETIESIHGHPEAGLRVIGALSDDPGQQGRTLQGVRVLGPYARVKAALAERTVDQVVIALPREDSDQLEKILAELDEELVTVRLIPDLLHVMTLRSSVEDLDGLPVINLRQGPLVGWAALQKRVFDTVVSSLVLLAGSPVLAVIALGVWLSSGRPIFYRQERMGLDGRLFHMIKFRSMRPDSEAGTGAVWASKGDSRVTPLGAFLRKTSLDELPQLWNVLRGDMSLVGPRPERPVLIDQFKSEIPGYMLRHKVKAGMTGWAQIHGWRGNTSLHERVEHDIYYIQNWSLTLDLRILAMTAWKGFINRNAY